The following proteins are co-located in the Macadamia integrifolia cultivar HAES 741 chromosome 3, SCU_Mint_v3, whole genome shotgun sequence genome:
- the LOC122072741 gene encoding uncharacterized protein LOC122072741 has translation MDASATFLIERKSSIENEPRTLNMDQLQFAREAAFYVAQTRSIEEALDIFTKGLEPVVSGVKDEESFPMDSTEEYCDSFPITQWGLQTAAVPVTRDIASAPF, from the exons ATGGACGCGTCTGCAACTTTTCTAATTGAGAGAAAATCATCGATTGAGAATGAGCCCAGGACgcttaacatggatcaacttcaATTTGCAAGG GAGGCAGCATTTTATGTTGCGCAAACCAGAAGTATTGAAGAGGCTTTAGACATTTTCACAAAG GGCTTAGAGCCAGTGGTGAGTGGTGTGAAGGACGAAGAGAGTTTTCCCATGGACTCAACAGAAGAGTACTGTGATAGCTTTCCAATAACTCAATGGGGACTGCAAACAGCTGCTGTCCCAGTGACGAGGGATATTGCTTCTGCACCGTTCTGA